Proteins encoded by one window of Vigna radiata var. radiata cultivar VC1973A chromosome 5, Vradiata_ver6, whole genome shotgun sequence:
- the LOC106761969 gene encoding pentatricopeptide repeat-containing protein At4g39952, mitochondrial — protein sequence MLIPRLNVYDAGELILLAKLVKTVESLRRFHALTVTCGHSTNLFIAAKLISLYDSLQNDHVSCSTLFYSLPSKDTFVYNSFLKSLFSRSLFPHALTLFSHMTRASNLSPNHFTLPIVVSASAHLSLLPHGASLHALAFKTGLFHSSSASFVSFYSRCGEMDLACKVFDEIPVQDVAVWTALIIGHVQNGEPEKGLKCLRDMHEVGEDSQKPNVRTWEGGFLACGNLGAAREGACLHGVVIKHGVASFVQSSVLAMYSKCGVLREAYRAFFEATHRDLLSWTSIIGVCARFGMMGECVKLYREMQENEIRPDGIVIGCMLSGFGNSMDVTQGKAFHGMIIRRQYVDAEEVNDLLLFMYSKFGMLSLAERIFPMCRRSAEGWNFMVFGYDRMGESVKCVELFREMQCIGIRSDSIGIVSAISSCAQLGAVNLGRSIHCNVIKGFLDNDITVTNSLIEMYGKCSRMTYASRIFNRSQRDVVSWNTLISSHVHIKQHEEAVDLFDKMVREGQQPNTATLTVVLSACSHLAALEKGERVHRYIQESSFRVNLPLGTALVDMYAKCGQLQKSRMVFDSMMEKDEICWNAMISGYGMNGYAESALEIFRRMEESNVMPNEITFLCLLSACAHAGLAEEGKYVFARMQSYSLSPNLKHYTCMVDLLGRSGNLQEAKAMVLSMPMSPDSGVWGALLGHCKTYNQVEMGISIATYAINSEPENDGYYILLANLYSSIGRWEEAENVRRAMKERCSTPKKAGWSLL from the coding sequence ATGTTGATACCCAGATTGAACGTGTATGATGCAGGGGAACTCATCTTGCTCGCCAAGCTCGTCAAAACCGTAGAATCCCTCCGCCGCTTCCACGCGCTCACGGTGACGTGCGGCCACTCAACCAACCTTTTCATTGCTGCAAAGCTCATCTCTCTCTACGATTCTCTCCAAAATGACCACGTTTCATGTTCCACTCTCTTCTACTCTCTTCCCTCCAAAGACACCTTCGTCTACAACTCCTTCCTCAAATCCCTCTTCTCCCGCTCCCTCTTCCCCCACGCTCTCACCCTCTTCTCACACATGACACGCGCTTCCAACCTCTCTCCCAACCACTTCACTCTCCCCATCGTTGTCTCCGCCTCTGCGCACCTCTCGCTCCTCCCCCACGGTGCCTCGCTCCATGCCCTCGCCTTCAAAACCGGCCTCTTTCATTCTTCCTCCGCCTCCTTCGTGTCGTTTTACTCGCGCTGTGGTGAGATGGACCTTGCAtgcaaggtgtttgatgaaattccTGTTCAGGACGTAGCTGTTTGGACTGCACTTATCATCGGCCACGTCCAGAATGGGGAGCCGGAGAAGGGTTTGAAGTGTCTACGTGACATGCATGAGGTTGGTGAGGATTCTCAAAAGCCCAACGTTAGAACGTGGGAGGGTGGGTTTTTGGCGTGTGGAAATCTGGGGGCTGCGAGAGAAGGCGCTTGCTTGCATGGGGTGGTTATCAAACACGGGGTTGCTTCTTTTGTACAATCTTCCGTTTTGGCTATGTATTCCAAATGTGGGGTCCTTCGAGAAGCGTATCGAGCATTTTTTGAGGCGACTCACAGAGATCTTTTGTCTTGGACGTCCATCATCGGGGTTTGTGCGAGGTTTGGGATGATGGGGGAGTGTGTGAAGTTGTATAGAGAAATGCAGGAAAACGAAATACGTCCAGATGGGATTGTTATTGGTTGCATGCTTTCGGGATTCGGTAATTCCATGGACGTGACTCAAGGGAAAGCGTTTCATGGAATGATTATTAGGAGACAGTACGTTGATGCTGAGGAAGTTAATGATTTGCTGTTGTTTATGTACAGCAAGTTTGGAATGTTGAGTTTGGCAGAGAGGATTTTCCCAATGTGTCGCAGGAGCGCAGAGGGCTGGAACTTTATGGTTTTTGGGTATGATAGAATGGGGGAGAGCGTGAAGTGTGTTGAGCTCTTCAGGGAGATGCAATGTATAGGTATTCGTTCTGATTCAATTGGGATAGTTTCAGCTATTAGCTCGTGTGCTCAGTTGGGAGCAGTTAATTTGGGAAGGTCGATTCATTGCAACGTGATAAAGGGTTTTCTGGATAATGACATCACGGTCACCAACTCGCTCATAGAGATGTATGGAAAATGTAGTAGGATGACCTATGCATCGAGAATATTTAACCGGTCTCAGAGAGATGTTGTGTCGTGGAACACTTTGATTTCGTCTCATGTTCATATCAAGCAGCATGAAGAGGCTGtagatttatttgataaaatggttagagaaggACAGCAGCCCAATACTGCCACACTTACGGTAGTACTTTCAGCATGTTCTCACCTAGCAGCTCTAGAGAAAGGAGAAAGAGTTCACCGCTACATACAAGAAAGTAGTTTTAGAGTCAATTTACCTCTTGGCACAGCGCTGGTTGATATGTATGCTAAATGTGGTCAGCTGCAAAAGTCAAGAATGGTATTTGACTCTATGATGGAGAAGGATGAAATTTGCTGGAATGCAATGATTTCAGGTTATGGAATGAATGGATATGCAGAATCTGCTTTGGAGATATTCCGACGTATGGAGGAATCAAACGTTATGCCCAACGAAATTACCTTCCTCTGTCTTCTCTCAGCATGTGCCCATGCAGGACTTGCTGAAGAAGGGAAGTACGTGTTCGCGAGAATGCAGAGTTATTCTTTGAGTCCCAATTTAAAGCACTACACCTGTATGGTGGATCTTTTGGGAAGGTCAGGTAATCTGCAGGAAGCAAAAGCTATGGTCCTATCTATGCCTATGTCTCCAGACAGCGGTGTCTGGGGAGCTTTGTTAGGTCATTGTAAAACTTACAATCAAGTAGAGATGGGAATAAGTATTGCAACTTATGCTATTAACTCTGAACCAGAAAATGACGGCTACTATATATTGTTGGCCAATTTGTATAGCTCCATTGGGAGGTGGGAAGAAGCAGAAAATGTGAGAAGGGCAATGAAAGAGAGGTGTTCAACGCCAAAGAAAGCTGGTTGGAGTCTGCTCTGA
- the LOC106760926 gene encoding U-box domain-containing protein 4, with translation MANCHRNSVGSIALDHRHTEKNATAGGHFRVLRRLIFDAVSCGGTSRYRYRQRGGGEGNVADFSSVTSHAEKEERSEKRSEKLSDLLNAAETKTDAEAERKEEALAELKRVVKELREEDLSMRRIAAERVRSLTKEDAEARANLAMLGAIPPLVGMLDSEDAHSQIASLYALLNLGIGNDANKATIVKIGTVHKMLKLIESSDSNSSVAEAIVANFLGLSALDSNKPIVGSSGAIPFLVCTLTNLEASKTVSPSQSQVKQDALRALYNLSICQSNLSVILETDLVWFLVSAIGDMEVSERSLAILSNLVSTPEGRKAISGVSDAIPILVDVLSWTDSPECQEKASYVLMIMAHKTYGDRRAMIEAGIVSSLLELTLVGTTLAQKRASRILECLRVDKGKQVSGSYAANLNLGVSAPICGGSSSSEGGGGGRGSLVEEEDGMMMSEEKKAVKQLVQQSLQNNMIKIVKRANLRRDFVPSAKIASLTSSSTSKSLPF, from the exons ATGGCAAACTGTCACCGGAATAGCGTTGGATCCATCGCTCTCGACCACCGACACACGGAGAAAAATGCCACTGCTGGCGGCCACTTCCGCGTGCTTCGCCGCTTGATCTTCGATGCCGTCAGCTGCGGCGGCACCTCCCGCTACCGCTATCGCCAACGTGGCGGCGGCGAAGGAAACGTTGCTGACTTCAGCTCCGTGACTAGCCATGCAGAGAAGGAGGAGAGGTCGGAGAAGAGGTCGGAGAAGCTGTCGGATCTGCTGAACGCGGCGGAGACGAAAACGGATGCGGAGGCGGAGAGGAAAGAGGAGGCATTGGCGGAGCTGAAGCGAGTGGTGAAGGAGTTGCGCGAAGAAGACCTCTCGATGCGGAGAATCGCGGCGGAGAGAGTGAGGTCACTGACGAAGGAAGATGCCGAAGCGAGAGCGAATCTCGCAATGCTCGGAGCAATTCCTCCTCTCGTCGGAATGCTCGATTCGGAAGACGCTCATTCGCAAATCGCTTCGCTCTATGCTTTGCTCAATCTCGGAATCGGCAACGATGC aAACAAAGCGACTATAGTGAAAATCGGCACTGTACACAAGATGCTGAAACTAATTGAATCGAGTGATTCAAATTCGTCGGTGGCCGAAGCGATTGTTGCGAATTTCCTTGGATTGAGTGCTTTGGATTCGAATAAACCGATAGTTGGTTCCTCCGGTGCAATACCGTTCCTTGTTTGCACCCTAACAAATTTAGAGGCTAGTAAAACCGTATCACCATCCCAATCGCAAGTGAAGCAAGATGCTCTGCGCGCTTTGTACAATCTTTCAATATGTCAGAGCAACCTTTCGGTTATTCTGGAGACTGATTTGGTTTGGTTTTTAGTGAGCGCGATAGGGGACATGGAAGTGAGCGAGAGGAGTCTGGCGATTCTGAGCAATTTAGTGTCGACTCCGGAGGGAAGAAAAGCGATCAGTGGTGTGAGCGATGCGATTCCGATTCTGGTGGATGTGTTGAGTTGGACGGATTCCCCAGAGTGCCAAGAGAAGGCGTCGTATGTGCTGATGATTATGGCACACAAAACTTACGGGGACAGGAGGGCCATGATCGAGGCAGGGATTGTGTCGTCGCTGCTTGAGTTGACGCTTGTCGGAACCACGTTAGCTCAGAAGAGAGCCTCCAGAATATTGGAGTGTTTGAGGGTGGACAAGGGGAAACAGGTTTCAGGGAGCTACGCTGCAAACTTGAATTTGGGTGTCTCTGCTCCTATTTGTGGTGGCTCTTCTTCCTCCGAGGGTGGTGGAGGGGGAAGAGGGTCCTTGGTGGAGGAGGAAGATGGAATGATGATGAGTGAGGAAAAGAAAGCAGTGAAACAGTTGGTGCAGCAAAGTCTGCAGAATAACATGATCAAAATCGTGAAGAGGGCCAACTTGCGTCGGGATTTCGTTCCATCTGCCAAAATTGCTTCACTCACTTCGAGTTCCACTTCCAAGAGCCTCCCATTTTGA